The Lathyrus oleraceus cultivar Zhongwan6 chromosome 5, CAAS_Psat_ZW6_1.0, whole genome shotgun sequence genome includes the window acatgcttaactatggagttcttataTGTTAGGCTAATGAAAACAAGATTCATCTTTTTTTCATTAGCCTAACAGATAATAACTCCATAGTTAAGCATGCTTGACTTGAAGTAGTATTTGGATGAGTGACCTTCTAGGAAGTTTCCCAGAAAGCGTGTGAGTAAGgataaaacatgctgaaaagactcgtgttggtttgtggggtcagtcggtaatcctgaaaaCAGTCTGAGGCGTTACAGATGTGACATATGTTAAACCACTTACAACCTCAGCCTCAAGGAtatacaagccttgtttcttcaCGCCTCTCAAGACTTCCTTCAACCCCTTCATTACCCTTAGGATGCTTTGATCTCCTTTGAAAACATATtctttcttgtcgaattcaccaagagaaatcaaattccTCTTAAGATTACGTACATACCTAAACTCGGTTAATagccttattgactcatcatgaAGCTTGAATTTCACAGATCTAATACCTGCAATTTTGCATCTTTGTTGTTTCCCATCAACACTGATCCTTCATCTGGATCACATAATTCCTCAAAAACATCCTTGTTTTGAGTCATGTTCCAAGTACAACTTGAATCCGTAATCCACTCCTTGGTAGAGTCGCTGCTTGAAACCACCAAGACATCAGATGATTCATAACCATCTTGCACAATGGTTGCATTACCATTATCCTTTCCACCGTGATTATTTAGTCGACCAAGGCCTACTTTTCGTGTATGGCCTTCCTTCTTACAATGATAACACTTAATAGCAGGAGCATTACCATCATAAGAATTTTGTAGAATTTTGCCTTTCTTCTTCTCAAACCTACCATCTTTCTTCTAGAATTTTCCTTTAACGGACAATCCTTCGCCTACTGAATATTATTTATGCTCATTTCATTCGTTCAAATCCTTATAGTACAAGGTTGATTGAAGATCCTCAAAGGTCAACGAAGATCTTCCATACAAGAAAGTGGCAGTAACACTTGCTCTTCATCATCAATTTGTACCTTAATATTTTCAAGGTCAAGAATCAACTTGTTGAACATATCGAGTTGCTCATCCAAGGCTTTGTCTTCACTCATATTGAATGAATACAAAGCTTGCTTCAGGTAGAGGAGATTGACCAACGATTTGGTCATGTACAAACCTTCAAGTTTTTTCCACACACCAGCTGCAGCTTTCTTCTTTGAGGCTTGCTGGAGAACCTTATCGCCAAGGCTCAGTATAATGGAGATGTGGGATTTTTCAATCATCGTTGTGCTCTCCTTCTCCGATAGGGTAACATCCATCTTATTTGCTTCTTTAAACTCTTCTAGCAAACTCTATTGGACAAGAAGGGCTTGCATTTTCAAGCACCACAAACCGAAATCATCCACACCGTTGAGTTTCTCAAACTCATATTTTATTAACAACATCTTCTTCTCCGTGCTCACCATACCAGTTTGTTGTGAATTGATATCGTCAAAAACAAACCAAACTATGAGATaaagattgagtttcttgaacaaacACAAGAAACCCTATTAGGTTTTACAAAAGAGAGAGAAGAAGCAAGAAGAAGAAAATCAGAAGTTGGTTAAAACTGTTTTACTATTCACTTACTCTGTAAGGGTTCAAAGATTACAAGTGAATACCAAGAATTTAACATATCTCAACAACCTGAGAGAACTAGCCTATTTATAGACTACTAAgctaacttgaacaacaagaaAACTTAAACAATTTAGGTTAACACAATGCCCAATTCAACATACTAACTTAAAATACAAGTTAACATATTTCGACAACATACTTGAACAgacttcgactacaacatgcaCAACTCCTGTTGAAATATCAAGCTATCCATGTCTATATTAGAGTTCGATCCAACTTCTACAATAAACATAATTACAAAATACTTTCTCAAAATTAAAAGGTATTTTTCAATTGGGAGCCCATTTTCTAAAATCTTAAAATTTAGTATTCGCCGATAAAATTATTATCTACATTAAATCTCCTAACGAAAACTCTTCATTCTTGACTTTTTTCATATAgtgtttttaatttatttatagAAAACACGATTTCATTAATTGGTAAACCAATTGCCATTATAAAGATCAATTACAGAGATCAAGAGACACATGACATATGTCATACCTCATCCATAGTCTAGCAACTCTAAAAGTAAAAATTACATAGATATAAAAGACATTTAACAATGTTTTATCATAAGCTAAGAGGACACAATAACTTCAGAAACAACCACATGCCCTCCATCCATCCACTCTCTTAAGAATACCAATAGTGAAAATATATGAATAAGAATCCATTGTATTTTTTCAAATCCAATTAAGGATGATTTCTTTAACTTGTGTTTGCATATTTCGCCTAACTTTGGTCTTGAGATTGCCCACTTTTATTAAATGTTCAAAGGTTAATTGATGACTAGAGATAGTATGGCTCCAAGACACAAAACTCTTTGGAGAATTTTCATCAAACATCTGAAGTGTAGACTTATACCCCAAAAGACAAAAGAAAAACATAGACAACATTAAAACAAAAATAGATGGATTTGATAGAGTAATAAAATGCATCATGTAGAGGACCATGGCGGCTTTGGGGGGAGGGAGAAAAGTTTCAACATCAAAGGTATTGGAGAAGATTAAGTGAATAGTAATACACCATCATTGTTGAGTTTGGGATGCTGAGATAAACCTTAAGAAACTTTCTATCTCTTAGTGATGGTAGCTTCTGCGGCCTCCACGTCATTAGAGAGGGAGTCTGTGACTTAACTCCTGTAGAAACATGAGAGTAAGGTTGAAAGAAATAGATACTACCCTCCCCTAGCCACCATAAAGGTAGAAGAAGAAAGCCACTATGAAGGTGGGAGGGGCCACCATCAAACCCTAAAGGTTTGGGGGAGGTTTTCTAGAGAGAAGAGTGAGAATATCTCTCTAAAATTTTCTACTGGACAGTTTCATGTTAAACATCATTTTTATCATATAGTTATAACTATTTCCTTGTTTCGAATAATATAGTCCATAACTAATAACCTTCCTTCATTTAAGTTATTTAATTGATCTTGAATCATATTTTAAGAATCTTGAACATGTATCCTTTGTAATCTAAAGTATTGTAAATTCAATTTTACACATAAGACAACATCTTGACTAGTGcactatttttgaaaagtttgatttgatttatttaattttaCGATTGATTTTAAATTTTGTGATACAATAATAATTGATCTATTCATGATTATACAtatttgttttgaaaatatttggtTGAAAAATAATTATATGATATACAAAATATTTGTTTGAAAAGATTAAAGTGGATATAATCTGAAAGATTTCGTTGGAAAAAATTTAATTAAACAAATCTTGTATGAAGAGATTTTATTGGATTTGCTTTAAATGCAAGATTTGGCTTGTGAATATTTGATTCAGTTGGATTTTGATTCTACCTTAATAGACTTTTTGCTAGACCGTAATCTTTATATAAAAAATTGTTCTACTTATTTGAAGACACACTTTTAGAGATGATATTTACTCGGTTAAAGATTTTTATTAAGTTTAGTTTTTGTATTGTGTTTCTTATGTAAAACGTTGTCCTTGTTAGTCTTTCTTACTCAAGAGAAAGATAGAGGTTTTTGGTCTATAATTTTGATTTTAGTCACACCATATATTTGGTTTATGGAAACACTTCAGTTTCCATGAACCCCTAAGTGTTTCCATGAATCAAGTATATGGTGTGACTAAAATCATGGTAGGTATAAGGATATGGACAAATACTTCTAGAAGTGAAAAGAAGAGAACAAATAGTAAAAGCTCCGGAAAAGATATTCCTGCTAGGAATGCTCATGGAGTTTGAATGAATTGCATACCAATTAGAGGAAATGATGATTATAAGTCCAATGGTGTTTTTTCTCTCCTCAAGACTAAGGAATCCAAATGTAAGACTCTAAAGAAGGCAGTTGATTGTGTCCCTTTTCCATATCTGACCTAGTTAGTGTTGTCTTAGAACCTCTTGAGAATGTTGAAGCGAACAAGTATCTTGAAGCGACTCACCAATCTTCATTATTTGCTGTCAACGTTGAGAGATCTCTAATATGAGGTCCTCATAAGGTTATTCAAGGTAAACATTTTTAAACTCTTATCTTTAGTGAGAATACTATTGCTAATAAGAATCATGATATAGATGGTCAAATATAGGTCATAAATGATGTTATAAATGAGTTTGGTAACTTAGTTTAGACAATAGAGGAATTTATAGAGTGGGATAATCATCCTAGTGAGAATATGATTGATGATATTCTAAATGTTGAGGTTTCCACCACTAAAAATGAATCTAATATTCCCATGCATGACGCCCTCACTCTTCATGATCGTAAAAAGGTTAGTGAAAATGTTAACGAAGATGTCTATACATGTGTCACTAAAGATGTTAGTAAATATGTTAGTAAAGATGTTAATGATAATGTCAATAAAGATGTCAATGAAGAAGAAAGTCAAGATGTTAGTGAAGATGTCAGTAAAAGTGTCAATGTGGAAATAAGTCAATATGTCAATTAGGATATCGATTAAAAGGTTGATGAGGATATAAGTGAAGGTGTTAATAATGGTGTCATTGAGGTCTTCAATGATGATGTTACTCCTGAGGTTCCTGCTGTTAGAAAATACCCCTGAAAAATAAAGAAGGTTTATGAAGAATAAGTTCCTTTGTCTTCTTTAGTAGGTTCTAAgcagaaaagaaagaaaattactcttaGCATCACAAGCTTAATGTTAAGGAACGTGTTACTAACATCATGGATGACTCTGAATATGATTATGATATTGATGAGCATGATGTAAAGCGTGTTAAAACTGTAAAAATATCTATTGAAGTGAAAATGCTTCTCGAGGAATCCATTGGTTCCTCTTGATAATGTATTTTTCCATTATGAAGAAAGTGTAGCCAAGTGGAAGTTTATTTACCATAGAATATTGGAACTCGAAAGAGAGCTCTCTGATGATGCACAaaagtggagtgagatcaaggAGCTCATTCGTAATGATCAGTTGTTGAAGACGGTGATTGATACTTGGCACTGTTATCCTAAGCTGGTGAAAGAATTTATAGTTAATCTTACAAGTGGGTTTAATAATGCTGAGAGTAGAGAATATAGGAAGGTTCGTGATAGAGTGTGTTGTTTTTCTTTATTGCCTACAATCATAAACGAGTATCTTGGTCATGGAATATTGATAAATGTTGACCGTCTTCCCTCTTTAAAGACCATAGCTTTTTAAGAAATTACCAGCATTGTTCATAAGGAATGGTCTTCAAAAGTTCATTTGGTAGCTTCCAACCTGAGTGTGAAGGATTCCTTCTTGTACATTATTGGAGTGGCTAATTGGGATCCTTCCTCTAATGGATCAGGTATCACCCCTAGTCTCGATGGTCTTCAATACCAAGTAAGACTTTATGCCTCCTTAGATTTTAGAGAATAAACTTTTGATTAATTTGTTAAGCACGTCAAGTCTTATGTCGTCAAGTTGCTTATTGGTTTTCCATATTTTATTTGTGGTATTTTGAGTAATCAAAAGAATGATATTATTATTGTGATGATGAGATTGGTGTTGCCCCGAATGTGTTAAATTTTAGTTACAAGTTGTTTGCTTGGAAACATATTGTTGACATAGTGATACCCATTATTCCTTCTATTGATGAACCAATATGAGTTCTGATGAAGAAATACTAGATGTTGATCCCCGTTCAAAGCATGTGAGAAGCCATATTCTAAAGGCATGTGAGAAATATTAGATTGCCCTTGGCCTTTTTGAGGAAAATAAGGGGAGAAAAACACAATTCTACACTTATgaattgaattttatttaatgTTTGTATGTTCTTTTATATCCTGTGCTAGAAGAAATGTCATGTACGATTTATCTGCTTGTTCTAGAAGTGTTCAATATTTGTTTTGCTTTAAAATATTCAAGGGGGTTGTTATTACATATGAATTGACTTACTTTTATAGGAAAATTGTTAAGCAAGATATTCTGAGAGTTGTTAAGATATCCTAGCTCATTTATCCATTGTGCATTTTTTGAAAAGGTTTATTCTAGATTTTCTGTTTCAGTTACTAGTTGATTTATTTTGTTCAAGATTTTGTTGATCTTTTTTAAAATATTTCGGTTGGAAAGGGTTTAATTATCAGAATCGGATTGAAAAGATTTGAATGGATTTTTTAGTCCCTTAATTTTACCTCAATGTTCATTTTGGTCTCTTAACTTTTAAAAAGATCAATGTAGTCTATTATGTATTCAAAGAGTGTCATTTAAGCTTTTTCCATCTAATTTTAACAAACGGCGTCTATTTTTACACGCTGATATCCGACGTGGCATTTGTTCATACGCGTGAAATTTGACGCAGTATATGTTCATCACAAAAGTCCTCAAAATTCTAAGAAAAATTACAAAATTTTGGTTTCAGCCAATAATCAAACCTAGATCTCTTTAGTTCCTAGACATCAGGGTGTACCACGGCAAGTTTGCTATTTATGTTTTAGATTCAACTAAGATATATATGAACATTTCTATTTGTTTTTAAGACTCGCTTTGTAACATTGCTATTGGTGCTTTTGCTACTAAAAAAAATGAACACAATTTGCATATATGAATTTAAGACTCACTTTATAAATGTTGCTGGAAGATATCACTTGAAATGACTAACAAGGGAACTTATAAATATGCTACAAAGTTATTTATGCCTACACATTGATCACGAATATTATACCATTATACCATCTTTTTCTCCCATATATCCCATAATACCACCCTTTCAAAAATATATATCAAAATACCATCTTTTCAGAAATCTGCAACACACAGCCGCCAATCCATTGGGCGGTTGAGTGTAAAAAATGAATGAGCCGCCCATTCATTTGGAGGCTGTGTTGAAAACGTATTTTTTTTTTCCAAAACTGTAatatattaatatttattattattgcattattaattaaattattattgattttgtattaatgattttgatttttcaataatcaatattattattaaaattaattattattaatgATTTTGgaaaattaattattattaataaatttTGTAGATAAAATAATTGTTTAATTTATAACAAATATGATATATGTTACAATTAATATTGATTTAATATAAATTTcttttattaataaatattatacataataattttttttagtaaaataaaatattattaataagTTGGATAGATAAAATGTTtgtttaaattaaaataaatataatataatttataattaattttgaTTTAGTATAAGTTTCTATTATTAATAAATATTGTATAAACTTATAAAAACTTATAAGAAATATTAATTTAGTAAAATTATAAGAAATATTAATTTAGTAAAATTATTTCTTATAAATTAAAGTTGTAGgtaataaatatttatttataaatatataaataagTAAATTGCATATAAATTAGAAAAACGATAAAAATAAATATAAGgaattttttatttattgatATAATAACAAGAAAATTACAATGAACCCCACTTAACCATGATTTTGACCGGGACGTGGTAAGCGGTGACCAGTTCCACATGAAGGAGCAAAACCTAATCGAGTAGACCTTCTTTGTGGAACTCGAGATCGGTAGTAGCTCCGGCGTTGGGACATCGAGATCGGTTGTGACCATGAAGACGACATTAGGTGCATTTTCTCTCCAACGTATCATTTGTGTCCATTTCCGTTCTTATACGCCTGCTTACTGGGCGACCTTTCTTGTTCCTTCTCATGCTAGGATTATGGCATAGTAGATCTCCTTCAAAAACGGGCCAATATGCATCGTATGGCAGCACTGGGAAACTATTACTGTAAACCCCAAATAGGTTTGAAACCTTGTAAACGGTGGACAGAAGACCGTATGCGTCATGGCGTATCTTGGAACACGCAGCGATAACATGTGAACAAGGAACACGAAAAGCTTGAAACTTTCCGCAATCACACCAACCACCTTGTAGGTTGACCTTGTAACGTCCCATAGGCTTCCCCTCACCATGGTCCATTGTCTCTTTTACACTAAAAGTGTGATGCTGGTAGTCAAAAATTGACACCTGATGTGTGTTGGACTTTAGTGTTTCTTCCTTCATCACCTTCATGCAGTTTTCTGTAAATAGTTGGCCAGAGTTCAACACTGCACTCCATTGTGCACCCCTTTCAGCGAACAATGTTGCCATCCTATAATATGTGGCACTCACCAATGCTGTAATGGGTAGATTGCGGGTGCCTTTAAAAACTGAGTTCATTGACTCGACGAGGTTTGTTGTCATATGACCCCAGCGCCGACCCTCGTCAAATGCCCTCGTCCATTTTTGTGTCGGAATGTTGTCTACCCACCTTAGCGCAACAACGTTAGTGGAGGCAATTTCATCTCGGTAATAATTAAACGTGGGTCGGTTTAAAGCATAACCTACAGTTTATCAAGAAATAGCGTTAATGTTATAATATTATATTGAGTAAGACAGACAAGTAGAAAATGTTGACTTACCCATATTAATAACCTTTTTACGGAGGTTTCTATCCTTGATTTCccgcatgaagttttgtgcaatgtgtctgatacaaTATACATGGACAGAAGGTGGATCTTGCCAACCGTTGTCTGGATTATTGTAAGCACTTTCAATCGAGGCATGTCTGCCCGATATCAAACACAAGTCAGGCTGAGGAGCAACATGCCTTCGCAAGTTCTTTAGAAAGAACCCCCAACCTTCAGCTGTCTCACCTTCAACAAGTGCAAAAGCAACAGGGAAAATGTTACTattcccatcttgtgccactgccatcaaTAGGGTCCCCTTGTACTTCCCGTATAACCAGGTGCCATCAATTTGTAGTAGAGGTTTACAATATGCAAACCCTCTTATGCATGGTTGGAATGCCCAAAATAATCGGTGGAACATTACTTGACCAGCAACAATGGTGTCGTCATTTGTATATATAGGAAGTGCTTGCATTTCTACCACCGTACCAGGAACAAACTTCTGGAGTGCTAACAAGTAACGTGGAAGTTCATTGTATGAATTCTCCCAATTACCGTAGACTTGCTCGATTGCTTTATTCCTAGCAATCCATGCTTTCCTATATGATGGTGTGAATTTGAATATCGAAACAATATGTTTTATACAAATGCTCACCTTTGTTGAAGGATCTTTGTCCACAAGAGGCAGTAAGCTTTGAGACATCAACTGCGAGCTCAACTTCCGATGGTCCTGGTTAAGGATAGTTGATGAACAACTATGCGGCGGGGTCATGATACCAATCTCCCATAAATCACTCCTTTTCCGATATGATGCCACCAGACGAAACTTGCACAAATCGTTACTACAACTTATTTGATACCTCTTCTTATCCGAGATATTCACCCTATAGTCTAGGCAATGTGTCATGTGGTAATTTTTAATGGCAAACACACAATCAACTTTGTTCTTAAATTTGTTACCCACATCAATGTCACCTTCTTTCGGAATATGGGGAATGCATGGCCATTCAAGTGATGTTTGGCCAGAGCTCACGCCCAAAGTTGTCATGTACGGAGGCGGAAAAAATACTTGGTTAATTGGAATGGCATTTTCGACTTCTTGTTCAACATGGTCGCCTTCACCTTCTTCAAACAAAGAGGTAAAGTAATGATCGGCCTGTGCCTCGTTTTCATCCTCGACGTCGTCTTCTTCGACATCTTCAATGGGTATTATAGATGGTATTTGTGGATCATTGACATGTGGATCATTGGCGTCTTCGTCATCGCTTGGAGCGTTTACTTCCTCAGTTTGTTGACTGGGTTGGAATTTGATGTACAGATCAATAGAATCAAGACCTGAAAATTCATGATTGACAAACATAGTTTCAACGTCATCGTCGTCTCGGACCTTTAACGGAACAAACTTTAAAAGGTTGTTTCCAAATTGCACAACATTACGATAAACAATTTGTGCAACAAAGCCATTTTGAAGCTTACTTTCTATTCTTTCTTTAAAATAGCCAAACGTAACCTTTCTACTGATTTTGAACCGACAAATTTCGGCATTTTCGAACGTAATGCCCACATCATTAGATGTACATATTTCACCTCCATGATAGGCATTCACCATGTATTGTTGATGGCGAGACATGAATTGACAATTTTTTTGCTAACTCTCTTATGTGTAGAACATTGTGTTAGTAAAATGGTTGTTGCCAATTTATACTACACCCATATGCCAATTTATACTAACAATTAAATATTTGGTCAACTAATGCTTGTTGCGCATGGAGCAATGGTCGTTTCAAACTGTAAGGGAGCCGCCCAATCAATTGGCATCCCTTCCCATTCAACAACATAGCCGCCTTATGCGAGAGGTGGAGACCCGAAACACACACGTTCCATCTCCCAACCGGTGAATGCACTATCACTCTGGAGGATGTCCATATGTTATTAGGATTACGTGTTGATGGCTTGGCGGTAGTAGGGCAGACTAACGTGGCCTACTCTAAGGCTCAAGAACTATTAGGAGTAGAGTTGACAGACTCGGATAGAAAAGGCCAAAGCATTAAGATGACATGGCTTAAGGAAAACTACGACGCTCTTGAATTAAACCAGAATTCCAGCATCGAAGACAAACTTAGAAAAACTAGAATGTATATTTTATTGCTTTTTGGTAGCTTGTTGTTTGCAAATACTAACGGTAATACTGTACATATTCAATTTCTACCATTATTAGAGAACTTAGATAAAGTATGTAGGTACAGTTGGGGGGCTGCAACTTTGGCACATCTATACCGAAATTTGTGTAGGTGTGCTAAAAAAAATGTGAATAATTTTGCTGGCTGTGGAGTACTACTTCAGGCTTGGGGGTGGTCCAGAATGCCAACACTGGCACCAATAAATCCCAACCCTTTCCAATTTCCATATGGAACCAAGTAAGTTTAAAtgcttttatttttttaaaagtttCTTTTTCTTGCCTCATCTCTAATGACTATTTTTTTAGGTGGTCTGCATATGGCATGAATTATGAAAAGACCCCCCATCATTGTGCTCCTGGTTACCGGGCGTTCTTCGATCATTTCGAACCGACTGATGTACTATATAACAAACTCAACTACTACTTTTTATCTTCAACACATTCCTGATACTAATCATTCCAATTTATGTAACAGTTTGTATGGAGACCCTATCTTGGGCTTGAAGACGACGACCCAACTG containing:
- the LOC127082322 gene encoding uncharacterized protein LOC127082322, translating into MVNAYHGGEICTSNDVGITFENAEICRFKISRKVTFGYFKERIESKLQNGFVAQIVYRNVVQFGNNLLKFVPLKVRDDDDVETMFVNHEFSGLDSIDLYIKFQPSQQTEEVNAPSDDEDANDPHVNDPQIPSIIPIEDVEEDDVEDENEAQADHYFTSLFEEGEGDHVEQEVENAIPINQVFFPPPYMTTLGVSSGQTSLEWPCIPHIPKEGDIDVGNKFKNKVDCVFAIKNYHMTHCLDYRVNISDKKRYQISCSNDLCKFRLVASYRKRSDLWEIGIMTPPHSCSSTILNQDHRKLSSQLMSQSLLPLVDKDPSTKVSICIKHIVSIFKFTPSYRKAWIARNKAIEQVYGNWENSYNELPRYLLALQKFVPGTVVEMQALPIYTNDDTIVAGQVMFHRLFWAFQPCIRGFAYCKPLLQIDGTWLYGKYKGTLLMAVAQDGNSNIFPVAFALVEGETAEGWGFFLKNLRRHVAPQPDLCLISGRHASIESAYNNPDNGWQDPPSVHVYCIRHIAQNFMREIKDRNLRKKVINMGYALNRPTFNYYRDEIASTNVVALRWVDNIPTQKWTRAFDEGRRWGHMTTNLVESMNSVFKGTRNLPITALVSATYYRMATLFAERGAQWSAVLNSGQLFTENCMKVMKEETLKSNTHQVSIFDYQHHTFSVKETMDHGEGKPMGRYKVNLQGGWCDCGKFQAFRVPCSHVIAACSKIRHDAYGLLSTVYKVSNLFGVYSNSFPVLPYDAYWPVFEGDLLCHNPSMRRNKKGRPVSRRIRTEMDTNDTLERKCT